One region of Methanomicrobiales archaeon genomic DNA includes:
- a CDS encoding DASS family sodium-coupled anion symporter, whose protein sequence is MKLDRILLGILLFTVFLLLPLPIPTAARYVAAVTVLMVAWWVTEAIPLEATALLPLLLFPLLGVLSAAEAAAPYADRVIFLFLGGFIIAMSMQRWGLHRRIALHIISLLGTGPKKLVLGFMVSTAFLSMWISNTATAMMMIPIAIAIITTILPNGNPAGEGLTEEQQSFAACLVIAVAYAASIGGIATIIGSPPNGIFVAQLHTLFPAAPPIDFFSWMLFGVPFVAAFIPVTWLWLVYGPYRHLPQTVSHAGEIISQELRKMGPMGRGERWTLLVFVLTALAWIFEKSKDIGGVTIPGLDVLFPAIDDSTVAIFGALLLFLLPVDREKGIYTMDWKTAVQIPWGILLLFGGGLALSTGFIQSGLAQQIVSSLTVLGVLPVLAVVLIIAIAVSLFTEVTSNTAIASIMMPIMAVTSVSLLVNPYLLMLTAAVCASIAFMFPVATPPNAIAYGTGHISMQQMLRTGWPLNFIGIGLWVAVLFTVTMWALGFTVELPAWAVPP, encoded by the coding sequence GTGAAACTCGACCGGATCCTGCTGGGCATTCTCCTTTTCACCGTCTTCCTCCTCCTGCCCCTGCCCATCCCCACCGCGGCGCGCTACGTCGCCGCGGTCACCGTGCTGATGGTCGCCTGGTGGGTGACGGAGGCGATCCCGCTGGAGGCAACCGCGCTCCTGCCCCTCCTCCTCTTCCCCCTCCTCGGCGTCCTCTCCGCGGCGGAGGCGGCGGCGCCCTATGCCGACCGGGTGATCTTCCTCTTCCTGGGAGGGTTCATCATCGCCATGTCCATGCAGCGCTGGGGGCTGCACCGCCGAATCGCGCTCCACATCATCAGTCTCCTCGGGACAGGCCCCAAAAAACTGGTGCTGGGCTTCATGGTCTCGACCGCCTTCCTCTCCATGTGGATCTCCAATACGGCGACCGCGATGATGATGATCCCGATCGCGATCGCGATCATCACGACCATCCTCCCGAACGGGAACCCTGCAGGGGAGGGCCTGACCGAAGAGCAGCAGTCGTTCGCCGCCTGTCTGGTGATCGCCGTCGCCTACGCCGCGAGCATCGGCGGCATCGCCACCATCATCGGCTCGCCGCCCAACGGCATCTTCGTCGCGCAGCTCCACACCCTCTTCCCCGCCGCGCCGCCGATCGACTTCTTCTCCTGGATGCTGTTCGGCGTCCCCTTCGTGGCGGCGTTCATCCCGGTCACCTGGCTCTGGCTGGTCTACGGCCCCTACCGCCACCTGCCGCAGACCGTCAGCCACGCGGGGGAGATCATCTCGCAGGAGCTGCGGAAGATGGGCCCGATGGGGCGGGGGGAGCGGTGGACGCTTCTCGTCTTCGTGCTGACCGCTCTGGCCTGGATCTTCGAGAAGAGCAAGGATATCGGCGGCGTGACGATACCGGGGCTCGATGTGCTTTTTCCGGCCATCGACGACTCCACGGTGGCCATCTTCGGCGCCCTCCTGCTCTTCCTGCTGCCCGTGGACCGGGAGAAGGGGATCTACACGATGGACTGGAAGACGGCGGTCCAGATACCCTGGGGGATCCTGCTCCTCTTCGGGGGCGGCCTCGCCCTCTCCACGGGGTTCATCCAGAGCGGGCTTGCGCAGCAGATCGTCTCCAGCCTCACCGTTCTGGGTGTCCTGCCCGTCCTGGCGGTGGTGCTCATCATCGCGATCGCAGTCTCTCTCTTCACGGAGGTGACCTCGAATACCGCGATCGCCTCCATCATGATGCCCATCATGGCCGTCACGTCGGTGAGCCTCCTCGTCAATCCCTACCTGCTGATGCTCACGGCGGCCGTCTGCGCATCCATCGCGTTCATGTTTCCGGTGGCGACGCCGCCGAACGCCATCGCCTACGGGACGGGCCACATCAGCATGCAGCAGATGCTGCGGACGGGATGGCCGCTGAACTTCATCGGGATCGGGCTCTGGGTCGCCGTCCTCTTCACCGTGACAATGTGGGCTCTCGGGTTCACGGTGGAGCTGCCCGCCTGGGCCGTTCCGCCGTGA
- a CDS encoding nucleoside 2-deoxyribosyltransferase: MYVLACPCLADPSLRARGITTEADRRAFARAIERCARFGIEVVRLPCPETLHRGRDREPTTYLAGLDTPAFAALLDRLERDARDLIARRGPPLAILGVDASPTCGVHFTHRGGEPPRQPGRGAFLSRFPEIPAFDAGEFARYRVYLAAPLFSDAERTYNARLRDALAEHLFAVHLPQERSDGCRRDRDANRAIFADNVRAIRDADIVVAVCDGADADSGTAWEMGFAHALGKPVYAIRSDFRMAGACERVNLMLEESAVFVRSIGDLLQAMRAPLPAGMEPPP; the protein is encoded by the coding sequence ATGTACGTGCTTGCCTGCCCCTGCCTCGCGGACCCGTCGCTCCGGGCGCGGGGCATCACCACGGAGGCGGACCGGCGGGCGTTCGCCCGGGCCATCGAACGCTGCGCCCGCTTCGGCATCGAGGTGGTCCGCCTGCCCTGCCCCGAGACCCTCCACCGGGGGAGGGACCGGGAGCCGACGACGTACCTCGCGGGCCTGGACACACCGGCGTTCGCCGCCCTCCTGGACCGCCTCGAACGGGACGCGCGGGACCTGATCGCCCGGCGGGGCCCGCCCCTCGCCATCCTCGGCGTCGACGCGTCGCCGACCTGCGGGGTGCACTTCACCCACCGCGGCGGCGAGCCTCCCCGGCAGCCGGGCAGGGGGGCGTTCCTCTCGCGGTTCCCCGAGATCCCGGCCTTCGACGCCGGGGAGTTCGCCCGCTACCGGGTGTACCTCGCCGCCCCCCTCTTCTCCGACGCGGAGCGGACGTATAACGCCCGCCTGCGGGACGCGCTGGCAGAGCACCTGTTCGCGGTCCACCTTCCGCAGGAGCGGAGCGACGGATGCCGGCGGGATCGGGACGCGAACCGGGCGATCTTCGCGGACAACGTTCGGGCCATCCGCGATGCGGACATCGTGGTCGCGGTCTGCGACGGTGCGGATGCCGACTCGGGGACCGCCTGGGAGATGGGGTTTGCGCACGCCCTGGGAAAACCCGTGTACGCCATACGGAGCGACTTCCGCATGGCCGGCGCCTGCGAACGGGTGAACCTCATGCTCGAGGAGTCGGCGGTGTTCGTACGGAGCATCGGGGACCTGCTGCAGGCGATGCGGGCGCCGCTGCCGGCGGGCATGGAGCCCCCGCCGTAA
- a CDS encoding DUF367 family protein, protein MIPLYAYRDNTCDPRKCSVKKLERFGLVRVASRMARIPRSSLLLDPTAEQALSPADRTAPSIAVLDCSWEVLDTSQVRSWRRRRALPFLLAANPVNFGKPFKLSSVEAFAAALFILGERDQAHAILEKFGWGLRFLEVNREPLELYARARDSREVVAIQATYLEP, encoded by the coding sequence ATGATACCCCTCTATGCCTACCGCGACAACACCTGCGATCCCCGCAAGTGCTCCGTGAAGAAGCTGGAGCGGTTCGGGCTGGTGAGGGTGGCGAGCCGGATGGCGCGGATACCGAGGAGCAGCCTGCTCCTCGACCCCACCGCGGAGCAGGCGCTGTCGCCCGCCGACCGCACGGCTCCTTCCATCGCCGTGCTGGACTGCTCCTGGGAGGTGCTGGACACCTCCCAGGTGCGGTCGTGGCGGCGGAGGAGGGCGCTGCCCTTCCTGCTCGCGGCGAACCCCGTGAACTTCGGGAAGCCGTTCAAGCTCTCCTCGGTCGAGGCGTTCGCCGCCGCCCTGTTCATCCTGGGCGAGCGGGATCAGGCCCACGCCATCCTGGAGAAGTTCGGGTGGGGGCTCCGATTCCTGGAGGTGAACCGGGAGCCCCTGGAGCTGTACGCCCGGGCCAGGGACAGCCGGGAGGTGGTGGCGATCCAGGCGACCTACCTGGAGCCATAG
- a CDS encoding class I SAM-dependent methyltransferase yields MHSSVRSWEARREWQNPGEILSRIGVRAGSTFLDIGCGDGFFAIPAARMVGEGGAVCGLDIDADAIERLRERAAQEGLQAMIRLRVGPAEEIVLCDRCADILFFGIVLHDFQDPGRVLRNARRMLKPGGRLANLDWRKEEMPIGPPCHVRFSEEEAARLIEGSGFRVESVEPCGRYHYLMIASPAP; encoded by the coding sequence ATGCACAGCAGCGTTCGCAGCTGGGAAGCACGGCGGGAGTGGCAGAATCCCGGGGAGATCCTCTCCCGCATCGGCGTACGGGCCGGTTCGACGTTCCTGGATATCGGATGCGGCGACGGCTTCTTCGCCATCCCGGCGGCCAGGATGGTCGGGGAGGGCGGAGCGGTGTGCGGTCTGGACATCGACGCGGATGCGATCGAGCGGCTGCGGGAGAGGGCAGCGCAGGAAGGTCTGCAAGCGATGATTCGTCTCCGCGTAGGTCCGGCAGAAGAGATCGTGCTGTGCGATCGCTGTGCGGACATTCTCTTTTTTGGAATCGTCCTCCACGACTTCCAGGATCCGGGGCGCGTGCTCCGCAACGCGCGGCGGATGCTCAAACCCGGCGGCCGCCTGGCGAACCTGGACTGGAGGAAGGAGGAGATGCCGATCGGGCCGCCCTGCCATGTTCGCTTCAGCGAGGAGGAGGCGGCGCGCCTCATCGAAGGGAGCGGGTTCCGGGTGGAGTCCGTGGAGCCCTGCGGACGGTACCACTACCTGATGATCGCATCCCCCGCCCCCTGA
- a CDS encoding type II glyceraldehyde-3-phosphate dehydrogenase, producing the protein MIKVAINGYGTIGKRVADAVAAQPDMEIVGVSKTRPSAEAFVAQERGYPLYIADIGKKAAFEKFGLKVAGSVDDMLKIADVVVDATPGGMGEKNRPLYEKAGVKAIFQGGEEHEVAGFSFNSDCNYREAIGRQFVRVVSCNTTGLCRIINAMDREYGIEKVRAVMVRRGADPDDVKRGPIDAIVLNPVTIPSHHGPDVQSVLPHIPIVTMAMIVPTTLMHMHAINMDLKREPSRERIVEIVRSHPRMGLVQKATGITSSAELKEYVSDIGRPRSDLWENGVFEASIGIDGKEVYLFQAIHQEADVVVENVDAIRAMTGTVRDPEVSIRMTNEALKFTSI; encoded by the coding sequence ATGATAAAGGTGGCAATCAACGGTTACGGCACCATCGGCAAGCGGGTGGCGGACGCCGTCGCTGCACAGCCGGATATGGAGATCGTCGGCGTCTCGAAGACGCGCCCGAGCGCCGAGGCGTTCGTCGCGCAGGAGCGCGGCTATCCGCTCTACATCGCGGACATCGGGAAGAAGGCGGCATTCGAGAAGTTCGGTCTCAAGGTCGCCGGCTCGGTGGACGACATGCTGAAGATCGCCGACGTGGTGGTCGATGCGACGCCGGGCGGGATGGGCGAGAAGAATCGCCCGCTCTACGAGAAGGCCGGCGTGAAGGCGATCTTCCAGGGAGGCGAGGAACACGAGGTCGCCGGATTTTCGTTCAACTCGGACTGCAACTACCGCGAGGCGATCGGGCGGCAGTTCGTGCGGGTGGTCTCCTGCAACACCACCGGTCTCTGCCGCATCATCAACGCGATGGACAGGGAGTACGGCATCGAGAAGGTGCGGGCGGTGATGGTCCGCCGGGGCGCCGATCCGGACGATGTCAAACGGGGCCCCATCGACGCGATCGTCCTCAATCCCGTGACCATCCCGAGCCACCACGGCCCGGATGTCCAGTCCGTGCTCCCCCACATCCCGATCGTCACGATGGCGATGATCGTGCCCACCACCCTCATGCACATGCACGCGATCAACATGGACCTCAAAAGAGAGCCGTCCCGGGAGCGCATCGTCGAGATCGTCCGATCCCACCCGAGGATGGGGCTCGTGCAGAAGGCGACCGGCATCACCAGCAGCGCCGAACTGAAGGAGTACGTCTCGGACATCGGAAGACCCCGCTCGGACCTCTGGGAGAACGGTGTCTTCGAGGCGTCCATCGGCATCGACGGGAAGGAGGTCTACCTCTTCCAGGCGATCCACCAGGAGGCGGACGTGGTCGTCGAGAACGTGGACGCCATCCGCGCCATGACCGGAACGGTGCGGGATCCCGAAGTATCCATACGCATGACCAACGAGGCGCTAAAATTCACCTCCATCTAG
- a CDS encoding tyrosine--tRNA ligase, producing the protein MDPYELATRNTVEVVTEGELRALLERPEKRVYAGYEPSGEIHLGHLVTVNKLLDLRAAGFEVVVLLADLHAFLNRKGTLEQVEELARYNQRCFEALGLSDVHYVTGSELQLNPDYELMVLRLAQQITLNRATRSMDEVGRNMEHPTVSQMIYPIMQMVDIVWLRVDAAVGGIDQRKIHMLAREHLPSVGYAAPVSIHTPILLGLDGKKMSSSQGNYISVADSEEAIQKKLQKAFCPPETEGNPVLQILQFHVFPRCREVVVRRPEKFGGDRTFTRYPELECAYARGEVHPLDLKKTAARCLAEILAPVRDYMQGG; encoded by the coding sequence ATGGATCCATACGAGCTGGCGACGCGGAACACCGTGGAGGTCGTTACAGAGGGCGAGCTGAGAGCCCTCCTGGAGAGGCCCGAAAAACGGGTATACGCCGGGTACGAGCCCAGCGGCGAGATTCACCTGGGCCATCTCGTCACGGTCAACAAACTCCTCGACCTGCGCGCGGCGGGGTTCGAGGTGGTCGTGCTGCTCGCCGACCTGCACGCATTCCTCAACCGCAAGGGGACGCTGGAGCAGGTGGAGGAGCTGGCCCGCTACAACCAGCGGTGCTTCGAGGCCCTGGGACTCTCGGACGTGCACTACGTCACCGGCAGCGAACTCCAGCTCAACCCGGACTACGAACTCATGGTCCTGCGCCTGGCCCAGCAGATCACCCTGAACCGGGCCACCCGCAGCATGGACGAGGTGGGCCGCAACATGGAGCACCCCACCGTCTCCCAGATGATCTACCCCATCATGCAGATGGTCGACATCGTCTGGCTCCGCGTGGACGCCGCCGTCGGGGGGATCGACCAGCGGAAGATCCACATGCTGGCGCGGGAGCACCTCCCATCCGTGGGCTACGCGGCGCCCGTCTCCATCCACACCCCGATCCTGCTCGGGCTGGACGGCAAGAAGATGTCCTCGTCCCAGGGCAACTACATCTCGGTCGCGGACTCCGAGGAGGCGATCCAGAAGAAGCTGCAGAAGGCGTTCTGCCCGCCGGAGACGGAGGGGAACCCCGTGCTCCAGATCCTCCAGTTCCACGTCTTCCCCCGCTGCCGTGAGGTGGTTGTGCGGCGGCCCGAGAAGTTCGGCGGCGACCGCACCTTTACCCGCTATCCGGAGCTGGAATGCGCCTATGCACGGGGCGAAGTCCATCCCCTGGACCTGAAGAAGACGGCGGCACGCTGCCTCGCCGAGATTCTGGCGCCGGTGAGGGACTACATGCAGGGAGGCTGA
- a CDS encoding serine protein kinase RIO, with the protein MSREDVQEMFDRELQEKGVRLKDRDQLKVRQDVFDEVTLLALYRFVHKRLISAIGGAISTGKEANVFYGEMDGRPLAIKIYLVQTANFRRMTEYLDGDPRFARIRRTRKDIIFAWTRKEYSNLARAREAGVRVPEPIAFDRNILLMEFLGEDELAYPPIRLAEVNDPPAVYEEVVDSMRRLFQEARLVHADLSEFNILYDGRVPYIIDLSQAVTLDHPRAIPFLVRDIHNVNRFFSQLLDVPEEKEVFKRITGNPISGLYSERQQEGSR; encoded by the coding sequence TTGAGCCGGGAAGACGTCCAGGAGATGTTCGACCGGGAACTCCAGGAGAAGGGCGTCCGCCTGAAGGACCGGGATCAGCTGAAGGTGCGGCAGGACGTCTTCGACGAGGTCACCCTGCTGGCGCTCTACCGCTTCGTCCATAAAAGGCTCATCTCCGCCATCGGCGGGGCGATCAGCACGGGAAAAGAGGCCAACGTCTTCTACGGCGAGATGGACGGCCGGCCCCTCGCCATCAAGATCTACCTGGTGCAGACCGCGAACTTCCGCCGCATGACGGAGTACCTGGACGGTGACCCGCGGTTCGCCCGCATCCGCCGCACGCGGAAAGATATCATCTTCGCCTGGACCCGGAAAGAGTACAGCAACCTGGCCCGGGCAAGAGAGGCGGGCGTGCGGGTGCCCGAGCCCATCGCGTTCGACCGCAATATTCTCCTGATGGAGTTCCTGGGCGAGGACGAGCTGGCCTACCCCCCGATCCGGCTCGCGGAGGTGAACGACCCGCCGGCCGTCTACGAGGAGGTCGTCGATTCGATGCGGCGGCTCTTCCAGGAGGCGCGGCTGGTGCATGCGGACCTGAGCGAGTTCAACATCCTCTACGACGGGAGGGTGCCCTACATCATCGACCTGAGCCAGGCGGTGACGCTGGATCACCCGCGGGCGATCCCGTTTCTTGTGCGGGATATCCATAACGTGAACCGCTTCTTCTCGCAGCTCCTGGATGTGCCGGAGGAGAAAGAGGTTTTTAAACGTATAACCGGCAACCCTATATCGGGATTGTACAGCGAGAGGCAGCAGGAGGGTTCGAGGTGA
- a CDS encoding KH domain-containing protein has protein sequence MTVQELKIPPDRVGALIGKNGATKRFIEEQTETTIGVDSKEGLVTVQGENIEGVIAAADVAKAIGRGFSPERAFQLLDEDMMLEVIDLSNAADSPQQLERVRGRVIGRAGRSREQIEDMTGTQISIYGKTVSIIGLPEQIRIARTAIEMLLSGVPHETVFSFLDKKRREAKQEMLEYYY, from the coding sequence GTGACCGTGCAGGAGCTGAAGATACCGCCGGACCGCGTCGGAGCGCTCATCGGCAAGAACGGCGCCACCAAACGCTTCATCGAGGAGCAGACGGAGACCACGATCGGCGTGGACAGCAAAGAGGGTCTGGTGACGGTGCAGGGGGAGAATATCGAGGGGGTGATCGCCGCCGCCGATGTCGCGAAGGCGATCGGGAGGGGGTTCTCGCCCGAGCGCGCCTTCCAGCTCCTCGACGAGGATATGATGCTCGAGGTGATCGATCTCTCGAATGCCGCGGACTCCCCCCAGCAGCTGGAGCGCGTGCGGGGGCGGGTGATCGGGCGGGCCGGACGGTCCCGGGAGCAGATCGAGGACATGACCGGAACGCAGATCTCCATCTACGGCAAGACAGTATCCATCATCGGGCTGCCGGAACAGATCCGCATCGCACGGACTGCCATCGAGATGCTGCTCTCCGGCGTGCCCCACGAGACGGTCTTCTCCTTTTTAGACAAGAAGAGGAGGGAGGCCAAGCAGGAGATGCTGGAGTACTACTACTGA
- a CDS encoding ATP-dependent DNA helicase: protein MEIAALPLPERLKEVYREKGITELYPPQAACIGKGLLTGRNLLLAIPTASGKTLVAEMAMHHHIARGGKCLYIVPLKALASEKFEEFGGKGVRVGISTGDYDRREEHLGRYDIIVATSEKVDSLLRNRTPWITELTLLVVDEVHLLDSPDRGATLEMVITKLRHRNPHLQILALSATIGNPRALAGWLDAEAVESRWRPVDLREGVYYRGRIHFKDRDRTVPQPSKHDDLNLCLDTVAEGGQCLLFVSSRRNAEGFAKRAAAALGIRDPALAEYARKIAAAADTDVDRTLADCVSRGSAFHHAGLTREKRQIVEEGFRSGRIKCIASTPTLAAGLNLPARRVIVRDYLRFQSGQGMVPIPVREYRQMAGRAGRPHLDPYGEAVLIAKSRESVHDLCEHYIDATAEDVQSQCAGEWALCSHVLSLVATQFAESREGLLAFMDGTFYCHQNQNRRALERSIEDILAFLRDAEMIAETPDRLYATEFGTLVSRLYLDPRGADAIANALIAESEFSEIGMLQLICSTPDMPRLYVRRSDLGFLERFVSEHEDELWLPFPAFEDDGAEAYYQSLKTAMLLLDWTGELPDTAICERYGVGPGDLHAMVEGVNWLVHASAQLARMFAPPHAPRIRDLERRIRYGVRSELLPLVRFRGIGRVFARRLYNNGIRDGEGIRAASRDTIVSILGRGRTEQLLAQVETGDADDAEAEGQSTLNAFGDDA, encoded by the coding sequence ATGGAGATAGCTGCACTTCCGCTGCCCGAACGGCTCAAGGAGGTCTACCGCGAGAAGGGCATAACGGAGCTCTACCCGCCCCAGGCGGCCTGCATCGGGAAGGGGCTTCTTACCGGGCGGAACCTCCTTCTCGCCATCCCGACGGCGAGCGGGAAGACGCTCGTGGCCGAGATGGCGATGCACCACCATATCGCGAGGGGGGGCAAATGCCTCTATATCGTCCCCCTGAAAGCGCTCGCCAGCGAGAAGTTCGAGGAGTTCGGCGGAAAGGGGGTGCGGGTGGGGATCTCGACGGGCGACTATGACCGCCGCGAGGAGCACCTGGGCCGCTACGACATCATCGTCGCCACCAGCGAGAAGGTCGACTCCCTCCTGCGGAACCGCACGCCCTGGATAACGGAGCTGACTCTTCTCGTCGTGGACGAGGTGCACCTGCTCGACTCCCCGGACCGGGGGGCGACGCTGGAGATGGTCATCACCAAGCTCCGCCACCGCAACCCGCACCTCCAGATTCTGGCCCTCTCCGCCACCATCGGCAACCCCCGGGCTCTCGCCGGATGGCTGGATGCGGAGGCGGTGGAGAGCCGCTGGAGGCCGGTGGACCTGCGGGAGGGGGTGTACTACCGCGGGAGGATCCACTTCAAGGACCGCGACCGCACGGTCCCGCAGCCTTCCAAGCACGACGACCTCAACCTCTGCCTGGACACGGTCGCCGAAGGGGGGCAGTGCCTGCTCTTCGTGAGTTCCCGCCGGAACGCCGAGGGCTTCGCCAAACGGGCCGCCGCTGCCCTGGGCATCCGGGACCCCGCCCTCGCCGAGTACGCTCGGAAGATCGCCGCCGCCGCGGATACGGACGTCGACCGCACGCTGGCGGACTGCGTCTCCCGGGGGTCCGCCTTCCACCACGCCGGCCTCACCCGGGAGAAGCGGCAGATCGTCGAGGAAGGGTTTCGCAGCGGCCGCATCAAGTGCATCGCCTCCACGCCGACCCTCGCCGCCGGCCTGAACCTGCCGGCGCGGCGGGTGATCGTCCGCGACTACCTGCGGTTCCAGTCGGGGCAGGGAATGGTCCCGATTCCGGTGCGGGAGTACCGCCAGATGGCCGGCCGCGCCGGTCGCCCGCACCTGGACCCCTACGGCGAGGCGGTGCTGATCGCGAAGTCCCGGGAGTCCGTGCACGACCTCTGCGAGCACTACATCGACGCCACAGCGGAGGACGTCCAGTCGCAGTGCGCCGGGGAGTGGGCGCTCTGCTCCCACGTCCTCTCCCTCGTCGCGACGCAGTTCGCGGAGAGCCGCGAGGGGCTGCTGGCGTTCATGGACGGGACCTTCTACTGCCACCAGAACCAGAACCGCCGCGCCCTCGAGCGGAGCATCGAGGATATCCTCGCGTTCCTGCGGGACGCCGAGATGATCGCGGAGACGCCTGACCGCCTCTACGCAACGGAGTTCGGGACCCTGGTCTCGCGCCTCTACCTCGACCCCCGCGGGGCGGATGCGATCGCGAACGCCCTGATCGCTGAGAGCGAGTTCTCCGAGATCGGGATGCTGCAGCTGATCTGCTCCACGCCGGACATGCCCAGGCTCTACGTCCGCCGGAGCGATCTCGGGTTCCTGGAGCGGTTCGTCAGCGAGCACGAGGACGAGCTCTGGCTGCCGTTCCCGGCGTTCGAGGACGACGGCGCCGAGGCCTACTACCAGAGCCTCAAGACCGCGATGCTCCTCCTGGACTGGACCGGGGAGCTGCCCGACACGGCGATCTGCGAACGCTACGGCGTGGGTCCGGGGGATCTCCACGCGATGGTGGAGGGCGTGAACTGGCTCGTCCACGCCAGTGCACAGCTGGCGCGAATGTTCGCGCCGCCCCACGCCCCGCGGATCCGGGATCTCGAGCGGCGGATCCGCTATGGCGTCCGCTCCGAGCTGCTGCCGCTGGTGCGGTTCCGGGGCATCGGGCGCGTCTTCGCCCGCCGCCTCTACAACAACGGCATCCGGGACGGGGAGGGCATCCGGGCGGCCAGCAGGGACACGATCGTCTCGATCCTGGGGAGGGGGAGGACGGAGCAGCTCCTGGCCCAGGTGGAGACGGGGGATGCGGACGATGCGGAGGCGGAGGGGCAGTCCACCCTGAACGCCTTCGGGGACGACGCATGA
- the cgi121 gene encoding KEOPS complex subunit Cgi121: MKADPAMPAGPEDAGCEILQAVFCTEDPSRFVQELRRLARTFGIVIVSFDAEKMAGRAHVEAALRHARRSCRRGDCIASSFEMEALLYAAGTRQCALAAGFGVHAGWNRAYIALCPPSPPAAAALEGLVAMVEEDWEILPAEKRRRLADLFGITPQEIEAAGPDRIPDLVLERVALLDVLK; encoded by the coding sequence ATGAAGGCCGATCCCGCGATGCCGGCGGGCCCGGAGGATGCCGGGTGCGAGATCCTCCAGGCGGTCTTCTGCACCGAAGACCCGTCCCGATTCGTGCAGGAGCTCCGGCGGCTCGCGCGGACGTTCGGGATCGTGATCGTCAGCTTCGACGCCGAGAAGATGGCCGGCAGGGCCCACGTGGAGGCGGCGCTCCGGCATGCCCGCCGCTCCTGCAGGCGGGGCGACTGTATCGCCAGCTCCTTCGAGATGGAGGCTCTCCTCTACGCCGCGGGGACCCGGCAGTGCGCGCTGGCCGCCGGGTTCGGGGTGCACGCCGGGTGGAACCGGGCCTACATCGCTCTCTGCCCGCCGAGCCCGCCGGCTGCCGCGGCGCTCGAAGGTCTCGTTGCCATGGTTGAGGAAGACTGGGAGATCCTCCCGGCGGAGAAGAGGCGCCGTCTGGCGGATCTCTTCGGCATCACCCCGCAGGAGATCGAGGCGGCCGGGCCCGATCGGATCCCGGACCTGGTGCTGGAGCGGGTCGCCCTGCTGGACGTCCTGAAGTGA
- a CDS encoding MogA/MoaB family molybdenum cofactor biosynthesis protein — MNSGHVRDIKITAAIISVSSSRTPDLDLSGQTIRSLLEKAGIDVTHYAVVPDAVEKIRSELFRAADRSNCIIFNGGTGLTHDDCTIEAIEPLLEKRLDGFGEIFRSMSYAEIGVSAILSRAVAGILRERAVFCIPGSPKAVQLATSRVIIPVVQHMLSHAQR; from the coding sequence ATGAACTCGGGGCACGTACGGGACATCAAGATCACCGCCGCGATCATCTCGGTATCCAGCTCGAGAACGCCGGACCTCGACCTCAGCGGGCAGACGATCCGCTCCCTGTTGGAGAAGGCCGGCATCGACGTGACGCACTACGCCGTCGTTCCCGATGCTGTCGAGAAGATCCGGTCGGAACTCTTCCGGGCAGCCGATCGGTCGAACTGCATCATCTTCAACGGCGGGACCGGCCTCACGCACGACGACTGCACCATCGAGGCGATCGAACCCCTCCTGGAGAAGAGACTGGACGGATTCGGCGAGATATTCCGCTCGATGAGCTACGCGGAGATCGGGGTGTCCGCAATCCTGTCGCGGGCCGTCGCGGGCATCCTCCGGGAGAGGGCGGTCTTCTGCATCCCGGGATCGCCCAAGGCGGTGCAGCTGGCGACCAGCCGGGTGATCATCCCCGTCGTTCAGCACATGCTGAGCCACGCCCAGCGGTAG